Proteins encoded within one genomic window of Bermanella sp. WJH001:
- a CDS encoding GntR family transcriptional regulator, translating to MSFKAPESLSEQIAQHIGDQIITGKLKSKERIQELKVANDLEVSRGSVREALLILESRHLIDILPRRGAMVAEMNRANVRALYETYIILLIALASKVAGTWKPGQLDPLIEQLQKMRAIANSTDPEAPERVVKAGFDLMRMAYPLAENPYLEGILEDLQPAIHRAYHMALTVDNNALSYSMTFFGQLLEGVVKREVPKVEKALKEYGDHLLSIMMDALEN from the coding sequence ATGAGCTTTAAAGCACCGGAAAGTTTATCTGAGCAAATTGCCCAGCATATTGGTGATCAAATCATCACAGGTAAATTAAAGTCAAAAGAGCGTATTCAAGAGCTCAAAGTAGCCAATGACCTAGAAGTAAGTCGTGGTTCTGTGCGTGAAGCACTTTTGATTCTAGAAAGCCGTCACCTTATCGACATTCTCCCGCGTCGCGGCGCCATGGTTGCCGAGATGAATAGAGCCAATGTTCGCGCTCTATATGAAACCTATATTATCTTACTGATTGCACTGGCATCTAAAGTTGCTGGCACGTGGAAGCCGGGTCAGTTAGACCCTTTAATCGAGCAATTACAAAAGATGCGTGCTATCGCCAATAGCACTGACCCAGAAGCACCCGAGCGGGTTGTAAAAGCAGGTTTTGACCTGATGCGTATGGCGTACCCTCTAGCGGAAAACCCATATTTAGAGGGCATATTAGAAGATTTACAGCCGGCTATTCACCGTGCTTACCACATGGCTTTAACCGTTGATAATAATGCGTTAAGTTACAGCATGACCTTTTTTGGGCAGTTGCTCGAAGGGGTGGTGAAACGTGAAGTGCCAAAAGTTGAGAAAGCGCTAAAAGAATACGGCGATCATTTGCTAAGCATCATGATGGATGCCCTAGAAAACTAA
- the ligA gene encoding NAD-dependent DNA ligase LigA, whose translation MAEVKQLHDQLNQANYQYYVLDDPQLPDAEYDRLFHRLKEIETSHPECLTPDSPTQRVGAAPLSHFEQVTHDVPMLSLDNAFDAQDMRDFNRRVSERIKHVDEVFYACEPKLDGIAVSLLYEGGLLVRAATRGDGAVGENITQNIRTVPSIPLKLLGENYPAVLEVRGEVYMPKKGFNDFNEKARAREEKLFVNPRNAAAGSLRQLDPKITATRPLEFCCYSLGRAEGGEVPAKHSEILSQFSKWGFKINPEMRVVKGIEGCLEYYEQLAEKRNSLAYEIDGIVFKVDDINLQQQLGFVSRAPRWAIAHKFPAQEEMTLLKDVEFQVGRTGAITPVARLEPVFVGGVTVSNATLHNMDEIARLGVMVGDTVIIRRAGDVIPQIVSVVQSKRPASAKAIVFPLACPVCDSHIERIEGEAVSRCSGGLVCAAQRKEAIKHFASRKAMDIDGLGDKLVEQLVDEGLIESFLDLYSLKLDRLMNLERMGEKSAQNLLASIEASKQTTLPKFLYSLGIREVGVATAQNLVNHFLDLKILVKADLDALLEVDDVGPIVAEHILSFFAEPHNQKIIDGLLNIGISWPVIEKKDASELPLAGQTFVVTGTLASMGRDQAKDYLQRLGAKVAGSVSAKTHGLVAGEKAGSKLTKAQDLDVAILDETAFLALLNQHGISHVS comes from the coding sequence ATGGCTGAGGTTAAGCAGTTACATGATCAGCTTAATCAAGCCAATTATCAATATTATGTATTAGATGATCCTCAGCTACCTGATGCTGAATATGATCGATTGTTTCATCGCTTAAAAGAAATCGAAACTTCCCATCCTGAATGCTTAACCCCTGATTCTCCTACACAGCGTGTTGGCGCAGCCCCATTATCTCATTTTGAACAAGTGACTCACGATGTTCCCATGTTAAGTTTGGATAATGCGTTTGATGCACAGGATATGCGAGATTTCAATCGTCGTGTGAGTGAGCGAATCAAGCACGTTGATGAGGTCTTTTACGCGTGTGAACCCAAGCTTGATGGTATCGCGGTGAGTTTGTTGTATGAAGGCGGGCTACTTGTTCGAGCCGCCACTCGCGGTGATGGTGCGGTGGGAGAAAATATCACACAAAATATCCGTACTGTGCCCAGTATTCCCTTAAAACTGCTAGGTGAGAATTACCCTGCTGTTTTAGAAGTACGTGGTGAAGTCTACATGCCAAAAAAAGGCTTTAATGACTTCAACGAAAAAGCACGGGCACGAGAGGAAAAGTTATTTGTCAATCCGCGTAATGCCGCTGCGGGTAGTTTGCGTCAGCTAGATCCCAAAATTACCGCCACTCGGCCTCTTGAGTTTTGTTGTTATAGCTTGGGTCGTGCTGAAGGTGGCGAAGTACCGGCTAAACACAGTGAAATTTTGAGTCAGTTTTCTAAATGGGGTTTTAAAATCAACCCAGAAATGCGAGTGGTTAAGGGTATTGAAGGGTGCCTTGAATATTATGAGCAACTTGCTGAAAAACGAAACTCGTTAGCCTATGAAATCGATGGCATCGTTTTTAAAGTAGATGACATAAATCTTCAGCAGCAACTGGGTTTTGTTTCCCGCGCCCCACGTTGGGCCATTGCCCATAAGTTCCCTGCTCAAGAGGAAATGACGTTATTAAAAGACGTGGAGTTTCAGGTAGGTCGCACGGGGGCTATTACACCGGTTGCGCGTTTAGAGCCTGTATTTGTAGGTGGTGTGACGGTTTCAAATGCCACGTTGCACAATATGGATGAAATCGCTCGTTTAGGCGTTATGGTGGGTGATACGGTGATTATTCGTCGCGCTGGCGATGTTATTCCCCAAATTGTCAGTGTCGTTCAAAGTAAGCGTCCGGCCAGCGCTAAAGCGATTGTATTTCCCTTGGCGTGTCCAGTTTGTGACTCTCACATAGAGCGCATAGAAGGCGAAGCGGTTTCCCGTTGTAGTGGTGGTTTGGTTTGTGCTGCGCAACGAAAAGAAGCCATTAAACACTTTGCCTCGCGTAAAGCCATGGATATTGATGGTTTAGGTGATAAGTTAGTTGAGCAATTGGTAGATGAAGGGCTAATTGAATCCTTTTTAGACTTATATTCATTAAAGTTAGATCGCTTAATGAATTTAGAGCGTATGGGTGAGAAGTCTGCTCAGAATCTATTAGCGTCTATTGAGGCAAGTAAACAAACAACTTTGCCAAAATTTTTATATTCATTGGGTATTCGTGAGGTGGGTGTTGCCACTGCACAAAATTTAGTGAATCACTTTTTAGATTTGAAAATATTGGTCAAAGCGGATTTAGATGCTTTGTTAGAAGTGGATGATGTGGGCCCAATCGTGGCCGAACATATTTTAAGTTTTTTTGCTGAGCCTCATAATCAAAAAATCATTGATGGGTTATTAAATATCGGTATTTCTTGGCCTGTGATTGAGAAAAAAGATGCATCAGAATTGCCACTTGCAGGGCAAACATTTGTGGTCACTGGAACACTTGCCAGTATGGGGCGTGACCAAGCCAAAGATTACTTGCAGCGTCTGGGGGCAAAAGTAGCAGGAAGTGTCAGTGCTAAAACTCACGGTTTAGTGGCAGGCGAAAAGGCCGGATCAAAATTAACCAAAGCACAAGACTTAGATGTTGCGATATTAGACGAAACGGCTTTTTTAGCCTTACTGAATCAGCATGGAATTAGCCATGTTAGTTAG
- the mnmC gene encoding bifunctional tRNA (5-methylaminomethyl-2-thiouridine)(34)-methyltransferase MnmD/FAD-dependent 5-carboxymethylaminomethyl-2-thiouridine(34) oxidoreductase MnmC → MIKQAQIQWFDGSPVSTEFDDVYFSQASGIDETRYVFLQHNDLPQRWLENPKSTFTIAETGFGTGLNLLCAWQQWHEYSQPDQTLHFISVEKYPLEKESLKQALLQWPELTEFSEALLSVYPPLVSGWHVINLPSLKTNTGRVVLHLYLGDIHDWLNQMTAKVDAWFLDGFAPSKNPDMWGPHLYHAMARLSDHHTTMATFTAAGDVRRGLKAAGFTTQKAKGFGKKREMLYGTYTASQGPVAPTWINEKPWFSPEVTNTPTDQHAMVIGAGIAGCATAYSLARRGWKVTLIDQNKGVANGASGNAQGVLYAKLASDMNIQSEFYLAGYLYSLQLLKQMMPKRKNWDNCGVLQLAFSEKERKRQQQFCEKFDLKDVVIPVSEAQASELAGTKLEHSGLYFKDGAWVYPTAWCEALINHPNITFLSEHKANKLLQNEQSQWRLSVDDIHLNSQNTPIELCADSVIICCAHEARKFSQLSFLPTKPIAGQVTQVPAQNMKLDMVLCGDSYVTPAHNDALNFGATYRLKSENCDITEADHEANLDKLNKNFPSVAHQLNQNEPTKGRVSVRCTTPDYIPIVGSVCEESEFKQCFAELNKSKHWRFFEAAPFLKGLYLNIGHGSRGLSSAPLCAELIAAQMNHEPWPITKTQSHMLSPNRFLVSQVIKGESPTNR, encoded by the coding sequence ATGATCAAGCAAGCACAAATCCAGTGGTTCGATGGCTCTCCTGTTTCAACCGAATTTGACGATGTCTATTTCTCACAAGCCAGCGGCATTGATGAAACTCGATATGTGTTTTTACAACATAATGACTTACCTCAGCGCTGGTTAGAAAACCCAAAATCCACATTTACCATTGCAGAAACGGGCTTTGGTACTGGCTTGAATCTATTATGTGCATGGCAACAATGGCATGAATACAGTCAACCCGATCAAACCCTGCATTTTATTAGTGTTGAAAAATACCCACTAGAGAAGGAAAGTTTAAAACAAGCCTTACTGCAGTGGCCCGAATTGACAGAATTCAGTGAGGCACTGTTAAGTGTTTACCCGCCTCTTGTGTCTGGCTGGCATGTGATCAATTTACCTTCGTTAAAAACAAACACCGGCCGTGTGGTCCTGCATTTATATTTAGGGGACATCCATGATTGGCTAAATCAAATGACGGCAAAAGTAGACGCTTGGTTTTTGGATGGCTTTGCCCCCTCTAAAAACCCAGATATGTGGGGGCCACACCTATATCATGCAATGGCGCGCTTAAGTGATCACCATACCACCATGGCCACGTTTACAGCCGCAGGAGATGTTCGCAGAGGCTTAAAAGCCGCAGGCTTTACTACCCAAAAAGCAAAAGGCTTTGGCAAAAAAAGAGAAATGCTTTATGGAACATACACTGCATCACAAGGCCCTGTTGCACCGACTTGGATAAATGAAAAACCTTGGTTTTCTCCTGAAGTTACGAATACGCCAACAGACCAACATGCAATGGTCATTGGGGCTGGCATTGCCGGTTGTGCCACAGCATATTCCCTCGCTAGACGGGGCTGGAAAGTCACGTTAATTGATCAAAATAAAGGTGTGGCCAATGGTGCGTCAGGCAATGCTCAAGGCGTCTTGTATGCAAAGCTTGCTAGTGACATGAATATTCAAAGTGAATTTTATTTAGCCGGTTATCTTTATAGCCTACAACTGCTTAAACAGATGATGCCCAAAAGGAAAAACTGGGATAACTGTGGTGTACTGCAACTGGCCTTTAGTGAAAAAGAACGTAAACGCCAGCAACAATTTTGCGAAAAATTTGATTTAAAAGATGTAGTGATACCTGTGAGTGAGGCACAAGCAAGTGAACTTGCAGGCACAAAGCTTGAGCATAGCGGTTTATACTTTAAGGACGGCGCGTGGGTTTACCCAACAGCATGGTGTGAGGCACTGATCAATCACCCGAACATTACATTTTTATCTGAGCACAAAGCAAACAAGCTATTGCAAAATGAGCAGTCTCAATGGCGTTTATCGGTAGATGACATCCATTTAAATTCACAAAACACACCAATTGAACTATGCGCCGATAGTGTCATCATTTGCTGTGCACATGAAGCGAGAAAGTTTAGTCAATTGTCATTCTTGCCCACCAAGCCCATTGCCGGCCAAGTGACACAAGTTCCTGCACAAAATATGAAACTTGATATGGTTTTATGTGGCGACAGCTATGTTACACCTGCCCATAATGACGCCCTTAATTTTGGCGCCACCTATCGCTTAAAATCAGAAAACTGCGATATTACAGAAGCGGATCACGAAGCAAACCTAGACAAACTCAATAAAAATTTTCCGTCCGTGGCACATCAGCTTAATCAAAACGAGCCTACAAAGGGGCGTGTCTCTGTGCGATGCACCACACCTGACTACATCCCCATTGTAGGGAGTGTCTGCGAAGAATCCGAATTCAAGCAATGCTTTGCCGAGTTAAATAAGAGTAAACATTGGCGCTTTTTTGAGGCGGCACCCTTTTTAAAAGGGTTATACCTTAATATTGGCCATGGCTCTCGCGGCTTAAGCTCTGCGCCATTATGCGCTGAGCTCATTGCCGCTCAAATGAATCATGAACCTTGGCCGATTACCAAAACCCAATCTCACATGCTAAGCCCGAACCGTTTTTTAGTCAGCCAAGTGATTAAAGGTGAAAGCCCAACTAATCGTTAG
- a CDS encoding YheU family protein, whose protein sequence is MSDGFQYTSILYSQLSQEALDGVIEDFINREGTDYGLQEYTLEQKRQQVLAKIKAGVAVIVFDHDSQSVSILHKDQLS, encoded by the coding sequence ATGAGTGATGGTTTTCAGTACACCTCGATTCTTTATTCCCAGCTCAGCCAAGAAGCCCTAGACGGCGTAATTGAAGACTTTATTAATCGTGAGGGTACGGATTATGGGCTTCAAGAATACACCTTGGAGCAAAAGCGCCAGCAGGTGCTGGCAAAAATAAAAGCGGGCGTGGCGGTTATTGTGTTTGATCACGATAGCCAGTCCGTATCAATCCTGCATAAAGATCAGCTTAGTTAG
- a CDS encoding cell division protein ZipA C-terminal FtsZ-binding domain-containing protein, whose protein sequence is MDISLHSFILVVGVIVIGFIVWDGVKKVRAARANQLNQSLDSFDALDTISESEELPAFDDLEIKDEILQQAFGDAAEPSFEHIKSKIDHSVGLNDKPDVKAEIKEQAPPVFEVLEAQKEVEPNVESKEHNKPIEKQEDEFEHFSACDDVLADDSSDQIVAKRTQVASTTKVNHDKAETINAEQVARASTVLSKSTSAKTEPVREPSKRVSKEALAAQLAKVKQDANAKINEPVAMLEEELTIDEKEPVPVLMEPVELGQKVDPNPPKQHELVLPELIQQTLQDEPVYAIEEEPVAVAEKPDLLMEYIEDVQALPVGEKLSEREAAQEIFVINILKQDGKGLRGQDLQHVFKVCDMRHGEMDIFHRFEKANAQGKIQFSVVNAIEPGTFDLSTMNELVTPGISLFMSLPGPEKPMEAFDAMAEVALVFARNFDATLHDDTHSGLTPQTLEHYRNRVREFSRKHLSHKK, encoded by the coding sequence ATGGATATTAGTTTACACAGTTTTATCCTAGTGGTTGGTGTGATCGTCATCGGCTTTATAGTTTGGGATGGCGTGAAGAAAGTTCGTGCTGCACGTGCGAATCAACTGAATCAATCACTAGACAGCTTTGACGCTTTAGATACCATATCTGAAAGCGAAGAGTTGCCTGCGTTTGATGATTTAGAAATTAAAGATGAAATCCTGCAGCAGGCTTTTGGTGATGCCGCCGAGCCGTCATTTGAGCATATTAAGTCAAAAATTGATCACTCAGTTGGCCTAAATGATAAACCTGATGTAAAAGCCGAAATTAAAGAGCAAGCCCCTCCTGTGTTTGAGGTTCTAGAGGCACAAAAAGAAGTTGAGCCCAATGTCGAATCCAAAGAGCACAATAAGCCAATAGAAAAACAAGAAGATGAATTTGAACACTTCAGTGCGTGTGACGATGTGTTGGCTGATGATAGTTCCGATCAGATTGTCGCAAAGCGGACTCAAGTAGCCTCTACTACTAAAGTAAATCACGACAAGGCAGAGACGATTAATGCCGAACAAGTTGCAAGAGCATCTACTGTTTTATCGAAATCCACATCCGCAAAAACAGAGCCAGTACGCGAACCGTCAAAACGGGTGAGTAAAGAAGCATTAGCCGCGCAACTCGCAAAAGTGAAGCAAGATGCAAATGCTAAAATCAATGAACCGGTTGCAATGCTTGAAGAAGAACTAACCATAGATGAAAAAGAGCCTGTACCAGTATTGATGGAGCCTGTGGAGCTGGGGCAAAAAGTTGACCCTAATCCACCAAAGCAGCATGAACTTGTTCTGCCTGAATTAATTCAGCAAACCTTACAAGATGAACCTGTGTATGCCATTGAAGAAGAGCCTGTAGCCGTCGCTGAAAAACCAGATTTATTGATGGAATACATTGAAGATGTACAGGCATTGCCTGTGGGTGAAAAGCTATCTGAGCGCGAAGCGGCTCAAGAAATATTTGTGATAAATATTTTAAAGCAAGACGGTAAAGGTTTGCGTGGCCAAGATTTGCAGCATGTGTTTAAGGTGTGTGATATGCGCCACGGTGAAATGGATATTTTTCATCGTTTTGAAAAAGCCAATGCACAAGGCAAAATTCAGTTTAGTGTGGTGAATGCCATTGAACCTGGAACATTTGATCTAAGCACAATGAATGAACTGGTTACGCCAGGTATTAGTTTATTTATGAGCTTGCCAGGGCCAGAGAAACCAATGGAAGCCTTTGATGCTATGGCAGAAGTGGCGTTAGTGTTTGCCCGTAATTTTGATGCAACCTTGCATGACGATACCCATAGTGGGTTAACACCACAGACCCTTGAACATTACCGGAATCGGGTTCGTGAATTTTCCCGTAAGCATTTGTCGCACAAAAAGTAG
- a CDS encoding peptidylprolyl isomerase produces the protein MNNFFLTFLLVCIANFAFAESVAPVNTQAAPSADIAKPYATLVTNQGDITLELLPEKAPISVANFLSYANDGFYNGVIFHRVIKDFMIQTGGFTENMVRKAVKEPIKNEADNGVFNNRGTVAMARTAQVNSATSQFFINTKNNHFLNNGFRDFGYAVFANVVSGMEVVDAINLVETTRTRGMSDVPVEPIIIKEVKISYTKP, from the coding sequence ATGAATAATTTTTTTCTTACGTTCTTACTTGTTTGTATTGCTAACTTTGCCTTTGCTGAATCAGTTGCGCCTGTAAACACACAAGCTGCACCCAGTGCAGACATAGCAAAGCCATACGCCACATTGGTCACCAATCAAGGGGATATTACTCTAGAGTTATTACCTGAAAAGGCCCCAATTTCTGTGGCCAACTTCTTGAGTTATGCAAACGATGGTTTTTACAATGGCGTGATTTTTCACCGTGTGATTAAGGATTTCATGATCCAAACCGGCGGATTTACTGAAAACATGGTGCGCAAAGCGGTTAAAGAGCCCATTAAAAATGAGGCCGATAACGGTGTATTTAACAATCGCGGTACCGTCGCCATGGCACGTACCGCACAAGTGAATAGTGCCACTAGCCAATTTTTCATCAATACCAAGAATAATCATTTTTTAAACAATGGTTTTCGCGACTTTGGTTATGCGGTATTTGCGAATGTGGTAAGCGGCATGGAAGTAGTCGACGCCATCAACCTAGTTGAAACCACACGCACACGGGGCATGTCAGACGTACCGGTTGAGCCAATCATCATCAAAGAAGTTAAAATCAGTTATACCAAGCCTTAA
- the smc gene encoding chromosome segregation protein SMC has protein sequence MRLKSIKLAGFKSFVDPTKIPFPTNLTCIVGPNGCGKSNTIDAVRWVMGESSAKNLRGDAMTDVIFNGSTGRKPVGQASIELVFDNSEGKLQGEYAQYSEISLKRKVTRDGQSIYYLNGTKCRRRDVTDLFLGTGLGPRSYAIIEQGMISKLIESKPEELRVYIEEAAGISKYKERRRETENRIRRTAENLERLSDIREELERQIGRLQRQAEAAEKYKNYKEDERQTRAQLFAMRWRNMDAELTQINQVIAEQELALEQVLTVQVQDESQVEEKRILLVDLTDDFEKVQAQFYELGGNLGRLEQSIQFQSQRSLQLNSDLQEINDSKALIAQQEEDDALALEALDEQLMELEPENELMMAQEEISQETLMQAEEAMQNWQLSWDSFNEKSAEPQRIAEVSKTQIQNFEQNITRIQQRIERLQRELESLQIGDEAEEQLALLDEQLSEKELQFEQQQQDAAQYQQQVEEAREQQQTLSQKLNESRSQLQSVMGRKASLEALQQAALGTDGESGRWLQSQQLHNNKRLADELTVENGWEQAVETVLAEQLQAVVVPSIDQYAQRLLQLNQGQMTLVEAQSSNDAKAGSLANKVSGAKLPWLNDVLCADDLTSALQMRTNLQGNQSIITPDGIWLGANWIRVKRSGDDQSGVLARKQELEELIAKEDDLDALVEELDADLESSSLRINTLEQQRNNAQREVNLAAQQLSDHKSTIHAEKVRLEQQVGRRNQLLGEINEQKESKELEQEYLEEARLQWQTALQDMEHYTQEREQLLEKRDACREQLDHIRQQARHQKDQAHQQQLKVQTLQHQRQTLIDAISRHEQDKQKLLEREQQILEQQDQGDSPVEELKAQYEEMMQQRLDVDELMKASRSKKELIENEIREVEQNRQQLEQKAQGVRSQLEQSRMQYQTIHTRRGGIEEQLAEYEVELDDVLEQLAEDASIEACQLQLEQIQQRITRLGAINLAAIDEYKTQSERKEYLDKQNADLEKALETLENAIRKIDKETRTRFKETFDKVNAGLKELFPKVFGGGHAYLELTGDDLLDTGVAIMARPPGKKNSTIHLLSGGEKALTAIALVFSIFRLKPAPFCMLDEVDAPLDDANVGRYARLVEAMSEQVQFIYISHNKIAMEMAKQLMGVTMHEPGVSRIVSVNMEEAVELTEH, from the coding sequence GTGCGACTTAAGTCCATTAAGCTTGCTGGGTTCAAATCCTTTGTTGACCCAACCAAGATACCATTTCCAACCAATTTGACCTGTATCGTCGGCCCTAACGGCTGTGGTAAGTCCAATACCATCGACGCTGTGCGCTGGGTAATGGGTGAATCCAGTGCCAAAAACCTGCGTGGCGATGCCATGACAGACGTTATCTTTAATGGCTCAACCGGTCGTAAACCGGTGGGCCAAGCCAGTATTGAGCTGGTATTTGATAACAGTGAAGGCAAACTTCAGGGCGAATACGCTCAATACAGCGAAATCTCCCTAAAACGTAAAGTGACCCGTGATGGTCAATCTATTTATTACCTTAATGGCACCAAGTGTCGCCGTCGTGATGTGACCGATCTATTTTTAGGCACCGGCCTTGGTCCACGTAGTTATGCCATTATCGAACAGGGCATGATCTCAAAATTAATTGAGTCAAAACCCGAAGAATTGCGTGTTTATATTGAAGAGGCGGCGGGCATCTCTAAATACAAAGAGCGCCGTCGTGAAACCGAAAACCGTATTCGTCGCACCGCAGAAAACTTAGAGCGTTTAAGTGATATCCGTGAAGAGTTAGAACGTCAAATTGGCCGTTTACAGCGCCAAGCCGAAGCCGCTGAAAAATACAAAAACTATAAAGAAGATGAGCGTCAAACCCGTGCCCAGTTGTTTGCTATGCGCTGGCGCAATATGGACGCTGAGCTAACACAAATCAATCAAGTTATTGCTGAGCAAGAGCTGGCACTTGAACAAGTGTTAACCGTACAAGTACAAGACGAAAGTCAGGTTGAAGAAAAGCGTATTTTGCTGGTGGATTTAACCGACGACTTTGAAAAAGTACAAGCCCAATTCTATGAATTAGGCGGCAATCTTGGTCGTTTAGAACAAAGCATTCAATTTCAAAGTCAGCGCTCGCTGCAGTTAAATAGTGACCTGCAAGAAATCAATGATTCGAAAGCCTTGATTGCCCAACAAGAAGAAGATGACGCTCTAGCGTTAGAAGCTCTTGATGAACAATTAATGGAGCTTGAGCCAGAAAATGAATTAATGATGGCACAAGAAGAAATCAGTCAAGAAACCCTGATGCAAGCAGAAGAGGCCATGCAAAATTGGCAGCTTTCATGGGACAGCTTTAACGAAAAAAGTGCCGAGCCACAACGCATTGCCGAAGTGAGTAAAACTCAGATTCAAAACTTCGAACAAAATATTACTCGTATTCAGCAGCGTATTGAGCGCCTGCAGCGTGAGCTTGAGTCATTGCAAATTGGCGATGAAGCAGAAGAACAGTTGGCATTGCTTGATGAACAATTAAGCGAAAAAGAACTGCAGTTTGAGCAGCAACAACAAGATGCGGCTCAATATCAGCAACAAGTAGAAGAAGCCCGCGAGCAACAACAAACATTATCACAAAAATTAAATGAGTCTCGTAGCCAGTTGCAATCGGTTATGGGCCGTAAAGCTTCATTAGAAGCATTACAACAAGCCGCATTAGGTACAGATGGAGAGTCTGGTCGTTGGTTGCAAAGTCAGCAGCTGCATAACAACAAGCGTTTAGCGGATGAGTTAACCGTTGAGAACGGTTGGGAGCAAGCGGTTGAAACCGTATTAGCGGAGCAGCTTCAAGCAGTGGTGGTTCCTTCAATTGATCAATATGCTCAGCGTCTTTTGCAGCTTAATCAGGGGCAGATGACCTTGGTTGAGGCTCAGTCATCTAATGACGCTAAAGCAGGTAGCCTAGCGAATAAAGTAAGCGGCGCGAAATTACCTTGGCTTAATGACGTGTTATGTGCGGATGATCTTACTTCAGCATTACAAATGCGCACTAATTTACAGGGTAATCAAAGTATTATTACCCCAGATGGTATCTGGTTAGGTGCAAACTGGATTCGTGTTAAACGCTCTGGTGATGATCAGTCTGGTGTGTTGGCGCGCAAGCAAGAATTAGAAGAATTGATTGCTAAAGAAGATGATCTAGATGCATTAGTGGAAGAATTAGATGCAGATTTAGAATCCTCATCCTTGCGTATTAATACCCTTGAGCAACAGCGAAATAATGCTCAGCGTGAGGTTAACCTTGCGGCTCAGCAGTTAAGTGACCATAAGTCGACGATCCACGCAGAAAAAGTGCGACTTGAGCAACAGGTTGGTCGTCGTAATCAATTGCTTGGCGAAATAAATGAGCAAAAAGAATCTAAAGAGTTAGAACAAGAATACTTAGAAGAAGCCCGTCTGCAATGGCAAACCGCATTGCAAGATATGGAGCACTATACACAAGAACGTGAACAGTTATTAGAAAAACGCGATGCTTGTCGTGAGCAGCTTGATCATATTCGCCAGCAGGCTCGTCATCAAAAAGACCAGGCCCATCAGCAGCAGTTGAAAGTTCAAACACTTCAGCATCAGCGTCAGACTTTAATAGATGCCATTAGTCGTCACGAACAAGATAAGCAAAAACTATTAGAGCGTGAACAGCAAATATTAGAGCAACAAGATCAAGGTGATAGCCCGGTCGAAGAGCTGAAAGCCCAATACGAAGAGATGATGCAGCAACGTTTAGACGTTGATGAACTGATGAAAGCATCTCGTAGTAAAAAAGAACTTATCGAAAATGAAATTCGTGAAGTAGAACAGAATCGTCAACAGCTTGAGCAAAAGGCCCAAGGTGTTCGCTCGCAACTTGAACAAAGCCGAATGCAATATCAAACTATTCACACACGTCGTGGTGGTATTGAAGAGCAGTTGGCCGAATATGAAGTAGAGCTAGATGACGTACTAGAGCAGCTTGCAGAGGACGCAAGCATTGAGGCTTGTCAGTTGCAACTTGAACAAATTCAACAGCGCATCACCCGCTTAGGTGCGATTAACCTTGCCGCTATCGATGAATATAAAACTCAGTCTGAGCGTAAAGAATATCTAGATAAGCAAAATGCCGATTTAGAAAAAGCACTTGAAACCCTAGAAAATGCTATTCGCAAAATTGATAAAGAAACCCGTACGCGCTTTAAAGAAACCTTCGATAAAGTAAATGCAGGCTTAAAAGAATTATTCCCGAAAGTATTTGGCGGCGGCCATGCTTATTTAGAATTAACCGGTGATGATTTGTTAGATACAGGCGTGGCGATTATGGCGCGCCCACCAGGTAAAAAGAACAGTACAATCCACTTGTTATCTGGTGGTGAAAAAGCACTAACCGCCATTGCATTGGTATTCTCAATTTTCCGTCTGAAGCCTGCGCCATTTTGTATGCTGGATGAGGTTGATGCACCATTAGATGATGCCAACGTGGGCCGTTATGCTCGCTTAGTTGAAGCTATGAGTGAGCAGGTGCAGTTTATTTATATTTCCCATAATAAAATTGCCATGGAAATGGCAAAACAATTAATGGGTGTGACCATGCACGAACCGGGTGTATCCCGAATTGTTTCTGTGAACATGGAAGAAGCGGTTGAATTAACCGAACATTAA